The Corvus cornix cornix isolate S_Up_H32 chromosome 26, ASM73873v5, whole genome shotgun sequence genome includes a region encoding these proteins:
- the GPR61 gene encoding LOW QUALITY PROTEIN: G-protein coupled receptor 61 (The sequence of the model RefSeq protein was modified relative to this genomic sequence to represent the inferred CDS: inserted 2 bases in 2 codons) — MEPFLPSPWGWNGSRGGXRPPNSTAEAKPKDVASKSVGLFFMVLLDLTAIVGNAAVMTVIAKTPALRKFVFVFHLCLVDFLAALTLMPLEMLSGSAVFESPGLGEAVCRVYLFLSVCLTSMCILSISTVNVERYYYVVHPLRYEVRMTAGLVAGVLAGVWLKAVATSLVPVLGWLSPDRPPAPGAHGCSLQWSRGPSCKVFVVFFAAFYFVLPLLIIVVVYCGMFKVARVAAMHHGPPPTWMETPRRRSASLSSRSTMVTTSGAPRTTPQRMFGGGKAAAVLLAVGGQFLFCWLPYFSFQLYTALSARPLAGPAAETVVTWLGFCCFTSNPFFYGCLNRQIRGELGRLLPCFFKQPPXEDLRLPSREGSIEENFLQFLQSTGRPPEPPSPERDLPPVDFRIPGQIEEEAAAEGMEWGGGSGVFMPVAGSAKAGL; from the exons ATGGagcccttcctgccctccccgTGGGGCTGGAATGGCTCTAGAGGGG CCCGGCCCCCCAACAGCACGGCCGAGGCCAAGCCCAAGGACGTGGCCTCCAAGTCTGTGGGGCTGTTCTTCATGGTGCTTCTGGACCTCACGGCCATTGTGGGCAACGCCGCCGTCATGACGGTCATCGCAAAGACGCCGGCGCTCCGCAAGTTCGTCTTCGTGTTCCACCTGTGCCTGGTGGATTTCCTGGCTGCCCTCACGCTGATGCCGCTGGAGATGCTGTCGGGCTCGGCGGTGTTCGAGAGCCCCGGGCTGGGCGAGGCCGTGTGCCGCGTGTACCTGTTCCTCAGCGTGTGCCTCACCTCCATGTGCATCCTCTCCATCTCCACCGTCAACGTGGAGCGCTACTACTACGTGGTGCACCCGCTGCGCTACGAGGTGCGGATGACCGCGGGGCTGGTGGCCGGAGTGCTGGCTGGTGTGTGGCTCAAGGCTGTGGCCACCTCGCTGGTGCCCGTGCTGGGCTGGTTGTCCCCCGACCGCCCACCAGCGCCTGGCGCTCACGGCTGCTCCTTGCAGTGGAGCCGGGGGCCGTCCTGCAAGGTCTTTGTGGTCTTCTTCGCCGCCTTCTACTTCGTCCTGCCCCTCCTCATCATCGTCGTGGTCTACTGCGGCATGTTCAAGGTGGCACGGGTGGCAGCCATGCACCACGGCCCGCCGCCCACCTGGATGGAGACGCCGCGCCGGCGCTCGGCATCACTCAGCAGCCGCTCCACCATGGTCACCACCTCAGGGGCTCCTCGGACCACCCCGCAGAGGATGTTTGGCGGGGGCAAGGCGGCCGCCGTGCTGCTGGCCGTGGGCGGCCAGTTCCTCTTCTGCTGGTTGCCCTACTTCTCCTTTCAGCTGTACACAGCGCTGAGTGCTCGGCCCTTGGCCGGGCCGGCAGCCGAGACTGTGGTCACCTGGCTGGGGTTCTGCTGCTTCACCTCCAACCCCTTCTTCTACGGCTGCCTCAACCGGCAGATCCGCGGGGAGCTTGGCCGGCTCCTCCCCTGCTTCTTCAAGCAGCCCC AGGAGGACCTGCGGCTGCCGAGCCGCGAGGGCTCCATCGAGGAGAACTTTCTACAGTTCCTCCAGAGCACCGGGCGCCCTccagagccccccagccccgAGCGGGACCTGCCCCCCGTGGATTTCCGCATCCCGGGGCAGATcgaggaggaggcggcggcggaggggatggagtggggtggggggagcggGGTGTTCATGCCCGTGGCGGGCTCTGCCAAAGCGGGGCTGTAG